The region GTGCAGGAAAATACTGGGTTTTACAGGAAAATGGTTCAGCACGCTGTGAACACTTACATTCGCAAAACTCCCGCGCTAACCGAAGACGAATCGGGTACAAATGCGTTGTTAATTACTATTTCGTATTCCTAGATATTTGCGGACCACTCAGTATGCTTCAAAAGATTCGGTTCTGGCGTTTTCAGACTTTTGAACTATTTCGGATCGCGATTTCAGCCCTGCACCGTCGTAGATGGGATGACGTTCGAGAACTTTTAGGTAGGTTCGAGGGTTTCTTCCGTGTTCTTCGCGGATTATAGATCGTGTCTCCCCGCGTCCATGCGTATTCAAAAAGACCGGTAAATGAATTTAGTCGTAGTATCACATAAAATTTGCTGGCCAAGCAAAGAATCCCCGACCGGATTTTCAACGGACGGCGGGTTTCCCTTTCATATGGAGGCGATATCCGAGCTCTTCGCAAAAACAACTGTCGTCGTTCCATGTGAAAACGCCATTCTACAGAGTGGTGGCACTCCGTTAATAGGCCGCAATTTGGAGGTCGTTCGATTGGCCGTTCCTAGCGGAGCAGGTCTAAGAAGAAAATTGGCTATGTCTTTTTGGATCATCACGAATGGAAAAGTCATTTGGCGACAGATAAAAAATGCAGACGCAGTTCACACGCCGATACCGGGCGATGTCGGAACTATCGGCATGCTCTTTGCTTTGATGATGCGGAAACCGATCTTTGTCAGGCACTGCGGCAACTGGTTTGTACAGCGCACCATTGCTGAGAAATTTTGGAAATGGAGTATGGAATTTTTTGGCGGTGGCCGAAACGTGATGTTTGCGACCGGAGGATCGTCCCAGCCACCATCGCAGAGCAATCCTAGCCTGAAATGGATATTTTCCACATCACTTAGGCGCGGTCAGATCGCAGGCCGTGAGCCACTTACCTTACCGGCAGACGGCCGGATAAGGCTGGCGATCGCGTGTAGGCAGGAAGCAAGAAAAGGGACGGACATTGTGATAGACAGCATGCCCAATATTTTACGTACCTTTCCGAATGCTTCGCTTGATGTGATCGGTGATGGTTCGTTGCTGGCGACATTGAAACAACGAGTTCAAGAGCTTGGTTTGAAAGACAAAGTAAATTTTCACGGAAAGCTTGAGCATGCAAAAGTCATCTCGCTGTTAAAACAGAATCATATATTTTGTTATCCGACATCTGCTTCAGAAGGTTTTCCAAAAGTAGTTCTCGAAGCACTCGCCAGTGGAATGCCTGTGATAACTACGAGGGTTTCGGTGCTGCCTGATTTGATTTCTTCTGGATGCGGTGTGCTGCTTGATTCCCCATCGCCGGCAAGCTTGTCAAACGCTGTCATAGAAGTTTGTTCGGATCAGGCCAAGTATAAAGTAATGTCGTCGAAGGCAATGAGCACGGCTCAGAAATACAGCCTCGAAGACTGGCGGGATTTTATCGGCAAGACTCTGCGAGAAGCGTGGAACGTCTCGACACTTTCCTGAATATTCAGAACGCTTTTTCACATGAAAGTAGGTTTTCTTGCTGGAACTCTCGGACGCGGCGGAGCGGAACGGCAGCTCATTTATATGCTTCAGGCCTTAAAGGCTGAGCAGATAGAAACCCGTGTATTATGTCTTACAAAAGGTGAAGCATTTGAGCAAGAGATTCGCGAACTCGGAGTGGACGTTGACTGGATCGGCAGCACCAGGAATCAGTTCATAAGACTTAGACGAATCGTTCAGAACGTTCGAGAGCGTCCCGTAGATATTCTGCAGAGCGTACATTTTTATACAAATTTTTATGCTGCTGTTGCGGGACGCGTTTCACGTGTTCGCAATATAGGAGCAATACGAAATGACCTGACAAGCGAGATTAAGGCAAACCACATTTTTGGGAAATGGCACTTAAAACTTCCTCAACGACTCATCGCGAATTCTCAAATAGCCGTTGACCGGGCAATAGCAAAAGGAATTCTTCCCGAAAACATCGAGCTTGTGCGAAATGTGGTTACCGGAAAAAGCGGTGAAATTAACCTCCGTTCGACGGATGCAAATAGCGTTAGGATTCTTTTTGCCGGCAGACTTGTGCCGCAAAAGCGGCCAGAGTTGTTTATCGAGATGGCGTCGCAACTTTGCGAAAGACTGTTCGACGTGAACCTGGAATTTGTTATAGCCGGCGATGGGCCGCTTCGTTCCGATCTTGAACATCTGGCGCAGAAACACAATTTAGAAAATAAAGGAGTAAAATTTGCAGGTGAAACCTCTGAGATGTCTGAGCTGTATTTATCCTCGGATATTCTGGTTTTGACCTCTGACCACGAAGGAACGCCAAATGTTATTTTAGAGGCGATGGCATACGGGTTGCCGGTTGTCGCTACAACAGTTGGCGGTGTTCCGGGGATATTAAATGATAGATGCGGGATCTTGGTAGAACCGACAAATATTGAAGAATTAGTAGCGGCGGCCTCGAAGCTTATCGCCAACAGAAAACTTCGCTTGGAAATGGGAATACAAGGAAAGGAATATGTCAGGAAAAATCACTCGATCGGCTATTTACAAGATAGGTTAAAGTTTATTTATTCTGAGTTAATTAGAACTTCGATAGCAAAAAGTGAGAGCAGAAGCACTAGTCAATAGGCCTTTAGTCCGAACCCAAAAACGGCAAGGAGTAAAAAGCAAAGCGTCACGGGATTTCCTCGTCGTGATGCTGCTGTCGATTGTACATTTGCCGTTGGGAGTAGCGCTGTACAACACGGGGTCGGTCGGCGTTGCTCATCCGTTCTTAATATTTTCCTTTGGCCTTTATCTTGCGCTGAAAAAAAAGGTGAATACCGGACATGTTGCCTGTGTGGCTGCTTATATTATCGGAGCAGAAGTATTATGGAGAATGGCCGGTGTGCCGACTCCCTGGGAATTTGGTAAATATGCGGCCGCAGGGATCATGCTTGCTGCGATATTTCGCAGTCATCGGTTTGAGGTACCTAAACTGCCTTTGTTGTATTTGGGATTGCTAATTCCATCGGGTTTGATGGTTATCGCGGAAACCGACCTAAGCCGGGCGACAGCCGCGCTAAGCTTCAACCTGTCTGGCCCTGTATTATTGTTGGTTAGTGCTTGGTTCTTCTATAAAACTCGGATTAGTCCTTCAGAGTTTCGACGCCTGCTCATCGCTTTTATTTTGCCGCTACTTAGCGTTGCAATGTCGGCACTTTTTTATACCGTTACCGCCGAAGATCTTTCTTTTACGGGCGAATCTAATCTCGCCACGAGCGGAGGATTTGGCCCAAATCAGGTTTCATCGATGTTGGGGCTAGGTGTATTTGTTTCGGCTGCCGGCTTTCTGATATTTAAGAAGCGTTCCAAGTTTAGTATTTATTTTGCGCTTTCGGCTTTATTCTTCGCCACGCTGAGTGTTATGACTTTTTCGCGCGGCGGAATGTACAATGCTGTTGGCGGGATCTTTGTTTTGTTGATGTTTGGATTACGTGATGTTTCTTCGGGACTGCGCCGGCTGGCGCCGGCTGTAATTTTGGGGGCACTGTTCGTATTGTTCATCTATCCGATGCTGAATGATTTTACAGGTGGTGCATTACAGGAGCGATTTGAGGATACCGGCACTTCGCAGCGGTCTGATATAGCCTGGACAGATATTGAAATGTTCATGGATAATCCTGCCTTTGGTGTTGGCGTTGGTGCGTCTTATGCCTATCGAGAAAAGTATTATCACAAGGCCATGGCACATACCGAATTCGCCCGGATGATATCCGAGCACGGTTCATTGGGTTTAGCTGCGATATTGGTAATGCTGGCCTTCTTAATAGTAAATCTGAAACGCCCAAATTCGACACCGGGCAGGGCATTTATCGCCGGTGGACTTACGTGGGCATGTCTGTTTATGACCAATGCAGGTATGAGACTTGCGGCGCCCGCTTTTATTTGGGGCCTTAGCTTCATCACAATAGTTAGCCTTCGGCCGCATCTAGGACGAGCGATCGGCAGGGTCAAAAATCAAGGTTCCTCAAAAACATCAACGATTCCCAGTAAAGAAATGCAGGCAACCAGATCAGTTCGAGCAAATTTACCAACCTGAATTATGAAGCGTGTAAGTTTATGCGTTGTCGGTAATCTGCTGGGAAGGAACCCTGGTTACATTACTACGCAAGGACAAATTTTAGCCGATCTTCTAACAAAAGAAGGCCATACGGTTATTAGTTGTTCTTCAAAAATAAATCGAGTGTTTCGTTTGCTCGATATTGTTTGGACCGTATTTAGGAATCGAAAGAAGTTTGATGTCCTAATTTTAGAAGTTTACAGCGGACTTAATATATTGATGTCCGAGACGGTCAGTTTATTGGGAAGACTTTTAGGCGTTCCGATGATCTTTGTTCTTCACGGAGGTAATTTACCTGAGTTTTCAAAAAAGTATCCGCGTTGGGTGAAACGTGTACTGGAAAGAGGAGATATCCTTGTCGCACCATCCACGTATTTAGTAAAAGGACTCAAACATCTGGGACTTTCGATTCGCGTTGTCCGCAACATCATTGACGTAAATGAGTATCCTCACAGGCTAAGGCGCAACATAAGTCCGAAAATGATCTGGATGAGATCGTTCCACACCATATACAATCCGCAAATGGCTGTAATGGTTGTGAGATCGGTAAGAGATAAGCATCCCGATGCGAGTCTGGTCATGGCGGGGTTGGATAAAGGCTTAGAGTTCGAGACCAGATCATTGGTCGAGGAATTAGGATTGCAGCATGCCGTTCGATTTCCAGGTTTTCTGGATCATGAGGCAAAGATCAAGGAATTTTCCAAAGCCGACATATACCTGAACACAAATCGTATAGATAACATGCCGGTCGCCGTTGTCGAAGCATGTGCCATGGGATTACCTGTAGTTGCGACCGCTGTCGGAGGCTTGCCGGATCTTTTAGTTCACGGCAAGACTGGTATGTTGGTTGCGGATGATGATGTTGAAGAAATGACAAATGCCGTTAGTTCGCTTTTAAAAGATCCGGAATTGACAGAAAAACTATCAAAAAATGGACGAGCATTAGCTGAATTGTCTTCATGGAACACGGTTCGAGGTTGTTGGGTCGAACTCTTCACCGAGATCATGAAAACCAAGCTTCAAGGACAGCGATCGAAAGACCTTTCGTATCTTACTTCAAATAAATGAGCCTCGCGCTAAAGCTCTATCACAGATTGCCCGTTTTTTCACGCTCGTTGGTTGCGAGTGCTCGCGGTTATTATTTGCGTTGGTGGAGGTACGATAAAGAAACAGACAGACTCGTCGAAGAGGCGTTGGAACGCGACATGTGGAACGAAACCCAGTGGGCCGACTGGCGAGCAAAACGTCTTTCATATATTTTAAATCGGGCCGCAACTCAGGTTCCCTATTATCGTCGACATTGGGAAGAAAAGCGTCGGCAAGGCGATACTGCGTCTTGGAAAATTTTAGAAAACTGGCCGATCCTTGAGAAACAAACTTTGCGTGAGAGCAGCAAAGAATTTGTCGCTGACGACTGCACAATCTCAAAAATGTTTCACGATCACACGAGCGGCACCACAGGAACTTCGCTCGATCTTTGGTTCTCGTTTCAGTCCGTAAAGCAGTGGTATGCTCTCTTAGAAGCCCGGGCAAAAATTTGGTACGGCATTTCGCGAAAAGATAGATGGGCGATCCTCGGAGGTCAGCTTGTTACTCCTGTCGGACAGCAAAAACCTCCATTTTGGGTTTGGAATGCCGGGTTGAATCAACTGTACCTTTCCTCATATCACCTTGCACCCAATTTGATCCCAGCATATTTGCAGGCCATCGTTGATTACAAGATTAAGTATATTTTGGGTTATTCTTCTGCAATCTATACTCTGGCGCAGGAAACTCTGAAACTTGGCCGCAAGGATCTAAAAATGGATGTCGTAATAACAAACGCCGAGCCATTATATGAGTATCAACGACAGACGATAAGCGAAGCGTTTAGCTGTCCGGTTCGCGAGACGTACGGCATGTCCGAGACCGCAGCAGCAGGTAGCGAGTGCGAAAAAGGATCGATGCATCTATGGCCCGATACCGGAATTATTGAAGCCATTGATGATGGAAATGATGGCCCTTCTGACTTTCTCTGTACAGGCCTGATCAATGCTGATATGCCTCTAATCCGATACAGAGTTGGGGATGCCGGCAAACTCTCCAATGCAAAGTGTGACTGCGGAAGAAAATTGCCGCTTATTGAAAAGATTGAAGGCCGAAGCGATGACCTTTTATATACCGCAGATGGAAGGCGTGTCGGTCGATTAGATCCTATATTTAAGAGCAACTTGCCGATCATTGAGGCTCAGATAATTCAAAAATCACTGAAGCAAGTGAATGTTAAATATGTTCCAGCTCACAATTTTACGAACGAAGCTTTGAAGGTGTTAACAGAACTCATCCGTGAGCGCATGGGTGATATTGAAGTGAAGTTTGAAGAAGTTGAAGTCGTGCCGAGAACCAGCCGAGGAAAGTTCCGGGCCGTGATCTGTGAGTTATCGATGGAAGAAAAGTCGGCGTTGGAAGCACGTTGAATGTCGGAAATGAATAAAATAGATGCACAATTATATCCCTTTGTTTCGGTAATAATACCCGTTCACAACGAAGGGAATTTTATTCTGAGAAGTTTGGGAGCGCTGCTTGATCAGACATATCCAAAGGATCGTATGGAGATCATATTGGCCGATGGAATGTCCACCGACAACACACGACAGCTTGCCGAACAGATTGCAAGTGAATCGACGATCCCCGTTAGGTTTGTCGACAATGTGAGGAAGATCGCTCCTTCCGGTTTAAATCTGGCTTTGGGCGTTGCCAAAGGCGAGATCATTGTTCGTGTTGATGGTCACACCATTGTAGAGCCGGATTATGTAAGCGAATGCGTTGATGCCTTAATGCGCAGCGGAGCCGCCAATGCCGGTGGAAAAATGAACGCCGTTACTGAGGGTTCGGCCGGACAGGCGATTGCAATTGCGACCAGCTCGCGATTTGGCATAGGAAATGCGCGATTTCATTATTCTGACAGTGAGGAATATGTCGATACGGTCTATCTCGGTGCATGGCCTAAAAAAATATTTGACCGCTATGGCCTCTTCAACGAAGAACTCGTTAGAAATCAAGATGACGAATTTAATTACAGGCTTCGGGCCGCCGGCGAAAAAATACTGCTTTCGCCGCGTATCAAATCGATATACTACAATCGCAGCTCGTTCAAAACTCTTTGGCGGCAATATTTCCAATACGGCTATTGGAAAGTGCGTGTTCTGCAGATGCATCCGCGTCAGATGAGCATGCGTCAGTTTGTTCCGCTAGTTTTCGTCACATCCTTGATCGTGACGGCGATATTATCGTTGTTATTGCCTTTTGGCTGGCTGGCTTTTGCAAGTGTCGTTTTAAGCTATTTAGCAGCAAATCTTGTAGCTACTGTTATTGCCGGTAAGACGAAAATTACTCTATTACCGTTGGTTTCGCTTAGTTTTGTAATTTTGCATCTTTCGTATGGATTTGGCTTTCTATTAGGCGTCTTTTCCTTTGTAGGATATTGGTTTAAACCAAGAACGGGCGGCGTTCTGCCGGTTGACCAATAGAGCCAGGAATTAGGCGTATGCAAGCCGAGACTTATCCAGAGATCGCGGATCTTCGAACGAAAAAAAATGTTTCCAACGGAAACAAAATAAATCCTTTGACTGACAACTACTGCATCCATCAATTGATCAAAGAGATCGCTGACCGTAACCCAAATGCAATCGCTGTGGTTGATGACAACGCTAACCGATTGAGCTACGTCGAACTGAACGGTCAGG is a window of Chloracidobacterium sp. DNA encoding:
- a CDS encoding glycosyltransferase family 4 protein, whose protein sequence is MEAISELFAKTTVVVPCENAILQSGGTPLIGRNLEVVRLAVPSGAGLRRKLAMSFWIITNGKVIWRQIKNADAVHTPIPGDVGTIGMLFALMMRKPIFVRHCGNWFVQRTIAEKFWKWSMEFFGGGRNVMFATGGSSQPPSQSNPSLKWIFSTSLRRGQIAGREPLTLPADGRIRLAIACRQEARKGTDIVIDSMPNILRTFPNASLDVIGDGSLLATLKQRVQELGLKDKVNFHGKLEHAKVISLLKQNHIFCYPTSASEGFPKVVLEALASGMPVITTRVSVLPDLISSGCGVLLDSPSPASLSNAVIEVCSDQAKYKVMSSKAMSTAQKYSLEDWRDFIGKTLREAWNVSTLS
- a CDS encoding glycosyltransferase, with amino-acid sequence MKVGFLAGTLGRGGAERQLIYMLQALKAEQIETRVLCLTKGEAFEQEIRELGVDVDWIGSTRNQFIRLRRIVQNVRERPVDILQSVHFYTNFYAAVAGRVSRVRNIGAIRNDLTSEIKANHIFGKWHLKLPQRLIANSQIAVDRAIAKGILPENIELVRNVVTGKSGEINLRSTDANSVRILFAGRLVPQKRPELFIEMASQLCERLFDVNLEFVIAGDGPLRSDLEHLAQKHNLENKGVKFAGETSEMSELYLSSDILVLTSDHEGTPNVILEAMAYGLPVVATTVGGVPGILNDRCGILVEPTNIEELVAAASKLIANRKLRLEMGIQGKEYVRKNHSIGYLQDRLKFIYSELIRTSIAKSESRSTSQ
- a CDS encoding glycosyltransferase family 4 protein — protein: MKRVSLCVVGNLLGRNPGYITTQGQILADLLTKEGHTVISCSSKINRVFRLLDIVWTVFRNRKKFDVLILEVYSGLNILMSETVSLLGRLLGVPMIFVLHGGNLPEFSKKYPRWVKRVLERGDILVAPSTYLVKGLKHLGLSIRVVRNIIDVNEYPHRLRRNISPKMIWMRSFHTIYNPQMAVMVVRSVRDKHPDASLVMAGLDKGLEFETRSLVEELGLQHAVRFPGFLDHEAKIKEFSKADIYLNTNRIDNMPVAVVEACAMGLPVVATAVGGLPDLLVHGKTGMLVADDDVEEMTNAVSSLLKDPELTEKLSKNGRALAELSSWNTVRGCWVELFTEIMKTKLQGQRSKDLSYLTSNK
- a CDS encoding glycosyltransferase family 2 protein produces the protein MNKIDAQLYPFVSVIIPVHNEGNFILRSLGALLDQTYPKDRMEIILADGMSTDNTRQLAEQIASESTIPVRFVDNVRKIAPSGLNLALGVAKGEIIVRVDGHTIVEPDYVSECVDALMRSGAANAGGKMNAVTEGSAGQAIAIATSSRFGIGNARFHYSDSEEYVDTVYLGAWPKKIFDRYGLFNEELVRNQDDEFNYRLRAAGEKILLSPRIKSIYYNRSSFKTLWRQYFQYGYWKVRVLQMHPRQMSMRQFVPLVFVTSLIVTAILSLLLPFGWLAFASVVLSYLAANLVATVIAGKTKITLLPLVSLSFVILHLSYGFGFLLGVFSFVGYWFKPRTGGVLPVDQ
- a CDS encoding phenylacetate--CoA ligase family protein, with translation MSLALKLYHRLPVFSRSLVASARGYYLRWWRYDKETDRLVEEALERDMWNETQWADWRAKRLSYILNRAATQVPYYRRHWEEKRRQGDTASWKILENWPILEKQTLRESSKEFVADDCTISKMFHDHTSGTTGTSLDLWFSFQSVKQWYALLEARAKIWYGISRKDRWAILGGQLVTPVGQQKPPFWVWNAGLNQLYLSSYHLAPNLIPAYLQAIVDYKIKYILGYSSAIYTLAQETLKLGRKDLKMDVVITNAEPLYEYQRQTISEAFSCPVRETYGMSETAAAGSECEKGSMHLWPDTGIIEAIDDGNDGPSDFLCTGLINADMPLIRYRVGDAGKLSNAKCDCGRKLPLIEKIEGRSDDLLYTADGRRVGRLDPIFKSNLPIIEAQIIQKSLKQVNVKYVPAHNFTNEALKVLTELIRERMGDIEVKFEEVEVVPRTSRGKFRAVICELSMEEKSALEAR
- a CDS encoding O-antigen ligase family protein, with amino-acid sequence MRAEALVNRPLVRTQKRQGVKSKASRDFLVVMLLSIVHLPLGVALYNTGSVGVAHPFLIFSFGLYLALKKKVNTGHVACVAAYIIGAEVLWRMAGVPTPWEFGKYAAAGIMLAAIFRSHRFEVPKLPLLYLGLLIPSGLMVIAETDLSRATAALSFNLSGPVLLLVSAWFFYKTRISPSEFRRLLIAFILPLLSVAMSALFYTVTAEDLSFTGESNLATSGGFGPNQVSSMLGLGVFVSAAGFLIFKKRSKFSIYFALSALFFATLSVMTFSRGGMYNAVGGIFVLLMFGLRDVSSGLRRLAPAVILGALFVLFIYPMLNDFTGGALQERFEDTGTSQRSDIAWTDIEMFMDNPAFGVGVGASYAYREKYYHKAMAHTEFARMISEHGSLGLAAILVMLAFLIVNLKRPNSTPGRAFIAGGLTWACLFMTNAGMRLAAPAFIWGLSFITIVSLRPHLGRAIGRVKNQGSSKTSTIPSKEMQATRSVRANLPT